In one Perca fluviatilis chromosome 7, GENO_Pfluv_1.0, whole genome shotgun sequence genomic region, the following are encoded:
- the LOC120561949 gene encoding zinc fingers and homeoboxes protein 2-like: protein MSSRRKASTPLMIRPEQTMVELDDDTEDDMETTTENHAEEGPMETDLSTEAKPSVELDLMGKASDPPTAPDKPATEPPDLSKPQRRQQGGYECKYCPFSTQNLNTFKEHVDANHPNVILNPLYLCAVCNFSTKKFDTLTEHNERCHPGESNFKFKRIKMNNQTILEQTIEGCSNNAVIYNTSSAISGKGDEQGTLPLSKPTTVKIGKPKIMSPDNKRTDLAKKPITAVNVNGTVIIPESTLLKAEGLSHIMPSLQRPLNYTQVPKIAVPLNTSKYNPSLDDNLTLISSFNNFPYPTQAELSWLTAASKHPEEQIKVWFTTQRLKQGISWSPEEVEEARKKMFNGTISSMPQTFTVVASQLNSQPCNPSAPTAASKAMQSAASVLQSLPCHLLGQTSLVLTPVANGSTVTCAPLALTVANQVAQSLKRPLASPVIATETKRPSIIQNISAPMATSKLASPKVLSFTVDPNKTDEQLSVLRSSYTQCPFPEEDEIYRLIETTGLSRGEIKKWFSEQRLLNLKGVPPPPVLVKAEVTPAPKDGPVKKAVPSHFPLLERVKGKSSEQLKALEESFQRSGTPTEAVLDQLAQETRLSKTEVDCWFSERRALRDNMEKALLSMSAKSTEERAERPGALLNGASHGGKPPRCSPQPPVLSSSSSSSSSSPPVLAASSPHPPTLSSSSASPPILTSSSSSSPHPPILSASTSPAPITSRSLSLLREMFCRTQWPSPEEYSQLEVQTSLGRTDIVRWFKDHRSALKNGETLDWMESFQNLVEEQKAGQEQNGQSPEKKQSVSLEVPAGKAVGAVEEAIENTAAAAEHFKLSDQDKVQWLTDRLAHSVTDLSRTRPDQTSSSTADKGRWVKVTVAVGEESEAGVERPRLATDTEVLSLEQPGRVIG, encoded by the exons ATGTCGAGTCGACGGAAGGCTTCCACTCCCTTAATGATCCGACCAGAGCAGACCATGGTGGAGCTGGATGATGACACCGAGGACGACATGGAG ACAACAACGGAGAACCATGCTGAGGAGGGACCTATGGAAACAGATCTCTCAACAGAGGCAAAGCCCTCTGTGGAATTAGACCTGATGGGCAAGGCCTCGGACCCTCCCACGGCTCCAGACAAACCAGCCACCGAGCCACCAGACCTCTCCAAGCCTCAGCGCAGACAGCAGGGGGGCTACGAGTGTAAATACTGCCCCTTCTCCACACAGAACCTCAACACTTTCAAAGAACACGTGGACGCCAACCACCCTAACGTCATCCTCAACCCCCTGTACCTGTGTGCCGTCTGCAACTTCAGCACAAAGAAGTTTGACACCCTGACCGAGCACAACGAGAGGTGTCACCCAGGGGAGAGCAACTTCAAATTCAAACGCATCAAAATGAACAATCAGACAATCTTGGAACAGACAATCGAGGGGTGCAGTAACAATGCAGTCATTTACAACACCTCCAGCGCCATTTCTGGCAAAGGGGACGAACAAGGCACTCTGCCGCTCAGCAAACCCACCACAGTCAAGATCGGTAAACCGAAAATAATGTCGCCAGATAATAAGCGGACAGATCTGGCCAAGAAACCAATCACAGCCGTCAACGTGAACGGGACGGTCATCATCCCGGAGTCGACTCTACTCAAAGCAGAAGGTCTTTCTCACATCATGCCTTCCCTCCAGCGGCCTCTAAACTATACTCAG GTGCCGAAGATCGCAGTGCCCCTCAACACAAGCAAATACAACCCTTCGCTGGACGACAACCTGACGCTCATCTCTTCCTTCAACAACTTCCCCTACCCAACGCAGGCTGAGCTCTCCTGGCTCACCGCAGCCTCCAAACACCCAGAGGAGCAAATCAAAGTCTGGTTCACCACACAGAGGCTCAAACAGGGCATTAGCTGGTCACCTGAGGAG GTGGAAGAAGCCAGGAAGAAAATGTTCAACGGTACAATCTCCTCCATGCCTCAGACCTTCACCGTGGTAGCTTCTCAGCTCAACTCCCAGCCATGCAACCCGTCTGCCCCCACCGCGGCCTCCAAAGCCATGCAGTCGGCAGCGTCTGTCCTGCAGTCCCTCCCCTGTCACCTGCTGGGACAGACCAGCCTGGTGCTGACTCCTGTAGCTAACGGCTCCACTGTCACGTGTGCGCCGCTGGCACTCACCGTGGCTAACCAG GTGGCACAGTCGCTCAAACGACCCCTGGCCTCCCCTGTGATCGCAACGGAGACCAAACGGCCCTCCATCATTCAAAACATCTCGGCACCCATGGCCACATCCAAGCTGGCATCACCCAAAGTGCTGAGTTTTACAGTTGACCCCAACAAAACCGACGAGCAGCTCTCAGTACTGAGGTCCAGCTACACACAGTGTCCTTTCCCCGAGGAAGATGAG ATCTACAGGCTGATAGAGACCACCGGGCTGTCCAGAGGAGAGATAAAGAAGTGGTTCAGTGAACAGAGGCTCCTTAATCTCAAAG GTGTTCCTCCACCTCCAGTGTTGGTGAAAGCAGAGGTGACACCAGCACCCAAAGATGGTCCTGTAAAGAAGGCGGTCcccagccattttcccctgctGGAGAGGGTGAAGGGGAAGTCATCAGAACAGCTAAAAGCGCTGGAGGAGAGCTTTCAGAGAAGCGGCACTCCAACAGAGGCAGTGCTAG ACCAGCTGGCCCAGGAGACCAGGCTGTCCAAGACGGAGGTGGACTGCTGGTTTTCCGAGCGCAGGGCGCTGAGGGACAACATGGAGAAGGCTTTACTCTCCATGTCTGCAAAGAGCACAGAGGAGCGAGCGGAGCGGCCGGGAGCGCTGCTGAACGGCGCTTCACACGGAGGGAAACCTCCACGCTGCTCTCCTCAGCCacctgtcctctcctcttcctcctcttcatcctcctcctcccctcctgtgCTCGCAGCCTCCTCCCCTCATCCACcaaccctctcctcctcctcggcatctcctcccatcctcacttcctcctcctcctcttctccccaTCCTCCCATCCTGTCAGCCTCCACCAGCCCAGCTCCCATTACCAGCCGCTCACTCAGCCTGCTCAGAGAG ATGTTCTGTCGGACTCAGTGGCCATCTCCCGAGGAGTACAGCCAGCTGGAGGTCCAGACAAGCCTTGGGCGCACCGACATTGTCCGCTGGTTCAAGGACCACCGCTCGGCACTGAAGAACGGTGAAACTCTGGACTGGATGGAAAGTTTCCAAAACCTTGTAGAGGAGCAGAAAGCAGGCCAGGAACAGAACGGCCAGAGTCCTGAGAAAAAACAGAGTGTTTCCTTGGAAGTCCCAGCTGGGAAAG CCGTTGGTGCAGTGGAGGAGGCCATTGAGAacacagcagctgctgcagagCACTTCAAGCTGTCCGACCAAGACAAAGTCCAGTGGTTGACTGACAGATTAGCCCACAGCGTGACGGACCTGAGCCGGACCAGGCCGGACCAAACCAGCTCGAGCACTGCTGACAAAGGGAG GTGGGTAAAGGTGACTGTGGCAGTGGGGGAGGAGAGTGAGGCGGGAGTGGAAAGACCGAGGCTGGCAACAGACACGGAAGTTCTGAGCTTGGAGCAACCTGGGAGGGTCATTGGTTGA
- the derl1 gene encoding derlin-1 has protein sequence MSDIGDWFKSIPLITRYWFAASIVVPFIGKLGLVDFRNLMLFPELVLSRFHLWRPVTATLYFPITPNTGFLFMVNLYFLYHYSTRLETGAFDGRPADYVFMLLFNWICIVITGMLMNMRLLMIPLIMSVLYVWAQFNKDTIVSFWFGTRFKAHYLPWVILVFNFIIGGSFVNELTGNLVGHLYFFLMFKYPMDLGGRSFLSTPEFLYRFFPNRRGGVSGFGVPPSRPAAPEQAEGGGGRGRYNWGQGFRLGGE, from the exons ATGTCGGATATCGGGGACTGGTTCAAAAGCATCCCTCTCATCACCCGGTACTGGTTTGCTGCCTCGATTGTTGTTCCCTTTATTGGAAAACTAGGATTGGTTGATTTCAGGAATCTCATGCTGTTTCCAGAGCTGGTCTTAAGCAGATTTCAT CTCTGGAGACCAGTGACTGCCACCTTGTATTTCCCAATAACCCCTAATACTGGGTTTCTGTTCATGGTCAACCTGTATTTCCTTTACCACTACTCTACTCGACTAGAGACAG GGGCGTTTGATGGCAGACCTGCAGACTATGTCTTCATGCTCCTCTTCAACTGGATCTGCATTGTT ATAACTGGGATGCTGATGAACATGCGG CTGCTGATGATCCCACTGATCATGTCAGTGCTCTATGTCTGGGCTCAGTTCAACAAAGACACGATCGTGTCCTTCTGGTTTGGAACACGGTTCAAG GCACACTATCTACCCTGGGTCATCCTGGTCTTCAACTTCATCATAGGGGGCTC GTTTGTGAATGAACTGACAGGGAACCTGGTGGGTCACCTCTACTTCTTCCTCATGTTCAAATACCCCATGGACCTGGGAGGACGCTCTTTCCTCTCCACACCAGAGTTCTT gtATCGGTTCTTCCCTAacaggagggggggggtgtcGGGCTTCGGAGTCCCTCCCAGCAGACCAGCTGCCCCAGAGCAGGCCGAAGGAGGCGGAGGAAGAGGGCGTTACAACTGGGGCCAAGGCTTCCGCCTTGGGGGTGAATGA